The window AATAACATTAATCCCCACAGATTCACTAGCTCAAGGATTTTCGCCAACTGATTTTAAACGCAAACCAAACTTACTAAAAACTAATAAGCAAATAATAGCAATTACAATAATTAAAATAATAAACGGATAAAAAATTAAACTATCTATTTTTCAAGGAATATATTGAATATTACTTGAAATATTAGCACGATTATTTAATAATGTTGCTCCCATCGCAGCAATAGCAGAGCCAGCAACATTAACAACTGTCCCAGAAATAATATGATTAATTTTAAATTTTAATACCATTAGTGAATGAAGCAACGATATTATCATTCCAAAAAGAATGCCAACAATAATTGCTATTACTGCCAAATGATGATTATTTAAATTATTAACATCATAATGACGATAAGTAACTAATGAATAACCAAAACCAGCAAACACCATTTGCCCTTCCAAACCAATATTAATTACACCTGCTCGCTCAGAAATTAAAGCAGCAATAGCAGTAATCACAAAAATACTAATTAAAGGTAGTCCACTTATTAAAGAAGTTCCAAAAACTGAATTAAGCATCTTTCTTTACCTCCTTCGTTATTTCTTCAATTAAAGTCTTCTTACTAATAAATTGCGATGCATTTCTTAATTGTGATTTTGTCAGTTTTTGCAATTGTGATTTATAATATCATCTTTGAAACAATGAAAGCTTAGATTTATTAATTATTTTATTTAAGTCTAAGATCTTTTTTTCTTTTGCTTCATAACTGTTTTCATATACATCAATTACTAATGTCATATTATTATTATGCAATTTTAAAATTAGTTTTTGTTTAATTAAAATAATTTTTTTTGTTAAACCGATAATTTTATTTTCTTTACTATTCAACTTTTTAATTTTTATTTTGTCTTCTTTAAAAAAATGCTTTGCAAAATTAATTTTTTGTTCTGATATTTCTTCATATTCTTTTCAATATTCAATAATATTCATTTCTTTATTAACATTAATTAATAACTTTTGCGATAAAAATAATGCATGATTTCTCATAAAAATAAGTTTTAATCAATTTCTAGTATGAGCTTCAAAATATTCATAATAAATATCAATTTTATTTAAAAGATAATAAATTTCAAGTTGAATAAAATCTTTAAATCGTAAAAACTTTAAATACCACCTATTAATTCCATGATAACTATACGGTAATCTCAGTTGTCTTCTAGCCATTAATTGTAAATATCACTTTGTTATTTTTGATTTTGGTTTAACTAAAAAATATGTTCCTAAAGCAATTGATAATAAGGAAATAGCAATAATCGTCTCAACAATTTCTTTATTACCTAACATA is drawn from Spiroplasma endosymbiont of Clivina fossor and contains these coding sequences:
- a CDS encoding ABC transporter permease — encoded protein: MLNSVFGTSLISGLPLISIFVITAIAALISERAGVINIGLEGQMVFAGFGYSLVTYRHYDVNNLNNHHLAVIAIIVGILFGMIISLLHSLMVLKFKINHIISGTVVNVAGSAIAAMGATLLNNRANISSNIQYIPWKIDSLIFYPFIILIIVIAIICLLVFSKFGLRLKSVGENPWASESVGINVICYKFVAITISGALAGLSGSLYVITQNIFMPTAGGYGFIAIAIMILARWNGWFIILSSFILGYVIQLTYEAAAVPDITKHINPQLLKSLIYLSPLVSLLIFRFIYNKKITGAPNALGINYSVDSC